The stretch of DNA TTTGGTGATCGCCACCAGCGGGATGGAAAACCGACGGGTATGGCCGATCATATCGGCCAGTTCTTTGGTTTCACCGGAATTAGAGATCAACACCACCGCATCCTGTGCGGTGATCATCCCCAAATCGCCATGGCTTGCCTCACCGGGGTGAACATATTGCGCCGGTGTTCCAGTACTGGCCATGGTGGCGGCAATCTTGGCGGCGATATGCCCAGATTTCCCCATGCCAGAAACAATCACGCGCCCCTGCACTTTGAGCAGCATTTCAACCACCGCATCAAAATCGGGGGGCAGGTTGTCCCGCATGTCTATCAGGGCATCCGTTTCAATCGTTAGCACGTTGCGGGCATGGCTCGAGGGGGTCGTCATCAGCGTTCCTTCACGCAAATCCTATGCGCTGTGATAGCCCGAAGCCGCCCGGGGGCCAACCCCCTGACAGTTTGCGATTATTCGCCACCCGGCAGATAGGGCATATGCACCTCGCCACGCTTCTCAGAGAGGGCGATTTGTTTCTGCCGCTCGCGAAACCGGCCTTTGTCCCAATCCGAGGTTTCATTCACGCACTGATAGCACGACACGCCGCGCTCATAGTTTTCGCGCTCCATGTCTTCGGGCAGGATCGGGCGGCGGCAGGCATAGCACAGCTCGTGCGGCCCTTCTTTTAGCCCGTGACCCACAGACACTCGCCCGTCAAAAACAAAACATTCACCTTCCCAGGTGCTGTCATCTTGCGGCACTTCCTCAAGGTATTTCAGAATGCCACCCTTCAGGTGGTAAACATCCTCGATACCCTGACCCATCAAAAAGTTGGTTGATTTCTCACAGCGAATGCCACCGGTGCAAAACATCGCGATGCGTTTGTTGTGGAACCGTTCCTTGTTTTCTTCCCACCACGCCGGAAAATCCCGGAACGAGGCAGTTTCCGGATCAACCGCGCCCTCAAAGGTGCCAATCGCCACTTCGTAATCGTTGCGCGTGTCAATCACCGCCACATCCGGGGAGCGGATCAGATCATTCCAATCCGCAGGTTCGACATAATGGCCAACACTGGCCGTTGGGTCCACGTCAGGCTGGCCCATAGTGACGATCTCTTTTTTCAGCTTGACCTTCATCCGGCCAAATGGGCGCGCCTCGCTAAAGCTTTCCTTATGCACCAGATCGGCACAGCCGGGCAGGGCGCGCAGATAAGTCAGCAACGCATCAATGCCCGCGCGCGGCCCCGCAACCGTGCCGTTGATGCCTTCTTGCGCCAACAACAGAATGCCGGTGATGCCCTGGGCATCGCACAGATCCTTGAGCGGCCCCTGAATGGTCGCAGGGTCGTCAAAACGGGTGAAATGATAGAGGGCAGCGATGGTATACATGGGGTCAGATCATTCAGCTATGAGAGTGGGCAGTTCGAGCAAGGCACGACAAAACCGCCTTTGACAGGCGGCAATACGCCTCTCATGCCGCATGATCAAGAGGGCGGTCTTTGATGTGGGTCAAATTGGTTCCTCAATATGCTACCCGACTGGGTTCGTTCCGGGCGTCGCCCTCTCGTTGCGCTTGACCCCCTCCACCCAACCCCCTACCTCTTTGGCGCAAAGGGAGGGCCTAAAATGACGCAAGCATTGATCGTGATTGATGTCCAAAATGATTTCTGCCCCGGTGGCGCGCTGGCCGTGGCAGGGGGCGATGAGATCGTGCAGAGCATCAACGACCTGATGGCGGATTTCTCTGCTGTGATCCTGACGCAAGACTGGCACCCTGCCGGCCACAGCTCTTTCGCCAGTGCTCACGAGGACAAGGCCCCGTTTGAGATGATTGAGATGCCCTATGGCCCGCAGGTTCTATGGCCTGATCATTGCGTTCAGGGCAGCACCGGCGCCGCCTTCCATGCAGGTCTCAACACCGACCGTGCCGATATGATTGTGCGCAAGGGGTATAACCCAGCAATCGACAGCTACTCAGCCTTTTTTGAAAACGATCAAAAAACCCCAACCGGCCTGCATGGCTACCTGCAAACCCGCGGTATCACCGACCTGACCATGGTTGGGCTTGCCACTGATTTCTGCGTCAGCTTCTCGGCGCAAGATGCGGCCAAACTCGGCTACGTTACCACCGTGCGCACCGATCTCTGCCGCTCGATTGATCTGGATGGCTCGCTCAAAGCGGCCACCGATGCGATGACACAAGCCGGGGTCACGTTTGCCTGATCTAACCACCGAAATCACTGCCTGCCGGATCTGCGAAGACCGCTTCGCCGCCACTCACACGGCGCATGAACCACGCCCTGTGGCCTGGTTCCAACCCTCCGCGCGCCTTCTTGTCGCCGGTCAAGCCCCTGGAATGCGAGTGCATAAATCAGGCAAACCGTTTGATGACCCTTCCGGTGATCGCCTGCGCGATTGGCTGGGTCTCAGCCCCGAGGAATTCTACGACACCTCCCGCGTGGCGGTGGTGCCGATGGCCTTTTGCTTTCCGGGCTATGATGCCAAGGGATCGGATTTGCCACCGCCCAAGATTTGCGGCCAGACATGGCACACCCGCGTGATGCAGACCCTCTCACAGGTGCGCACCACCGTGCTGGTCGGTGGTTATGCCCATAAATACCACCTAGGCACCAAAACCGGCGTGACCGAGACGGTCAAAGCATGGCGTGACCACGCGCCCGATGTTTTCACCCTGCCACATCCTAGCTGGCGCAATACTGGCTGGCTCAAGAAAAACCCGTGGTTCGAGGCGGAGCTGCTGCCCGTCCTGCGCGCCCGTGTAAAGGACGCCCTAAATGCCTGATACCCCGCTCGATCATGCCTTTGCCGCGATGCAGGCCGCGCCAGACAACGCGCAGGCTGAGCTGCGCTATTTTGAGCATCTTGCTGGGTCCGAGCTGTTCTTGCTGCTGACAGAGGAACCTGAAGGCGACAACATCTCGCCCGACCTGTTCGAGGTCGAGGGCACTGGGTTCGCGCTGACCTTTGATCAACCTGAGCGTCTGGCGGGTTTCGTCGGACGCGAAGCCCCCTATGCCGCGCTCTCTGGTCGGGCGCTGATCAACATGCTGGCCGGGCAGGGGATTGGCATGGGCGTCAATCTGGGCATTGAAGACGCCCAAAACTTGCTGGAACCCGCCGCGTTAGCGTGGCTACAACAAATGCTGCCTGACACGCCCGATGAAATCACCCGTCGTCCGGTGCAGTTCGAGACCCCGGCAGGCCTGCCCGAAAACGTGTTGACCGCATTGGACACCCGTCTAAGCCACGCCGCTGGTCTGGCTGAAAGCGCCTATATCTCCAAGGCCACCTACGACAGCGGCGAGCAGGGGTTCTTTGTCGGCTTCACCGGCGCGCCCATTGCCGCCCAATCCGCGTTGGCCCAGATGATTGCCGAGGTGCTGGCCTTTTCCGGCCTTGAAGCCGCCGCCATGGACGTTGGCTTTCTGCGCGCAAATGATCCGGCCGTCCAAACCCTCGCCGCGCAGGCTCTGAGGATCGACCTGCCCACACCGGAAGAGCCCCAAGCCCTCACCCCCACGGCCCCGGGTCGCGACCCTGATAGGCCGCCGAAGCTGCGGTAATGTTTGGTGCTTCAAGCGGAATGTTGGATTTCTATTTCTCGCCATAATTGTGACGAGAAGTGATGTTCCCTAAAGCGAGAATGCGAATAATGGGGAATGGTCATGAAAATTGTTAAAGTGATTTTGTTGAGTTCTGTTGTGACACTGTCAGCTTGTAGCAGCCAGAACACAACGAAAGGTGTTGGCTTTACCGGTATTGGAAGTGAGGCAAGTTACTCTGCGCCGCAATCCGCTACGGGGTATGCCTACAAACCCTTGGGTGGAGGCAGTGTTGCACAAACCTCATCCGCAGCAGCAACGGTTCCACAACATAGTTATGGCGATGCATCAGCGTCACAGAAAATCAGCAAAAGCACTTTGGAACGCAGAATTAACGAAGCCATCAATAAAGCGGGCAAGCGAAAGACGACCGCGACCAGCGTAACGGTTAACGGAAAAGAACGTAGGTTGAGCCGTATAAGTGTTGACGGTACAGAGATTGGAGTAGTGACGCCTGCCAACGGTCAGCTGATACCAAGGCCCTTCTCGAGAGATGATTTGAAGGTCATCAATGAAAAAATGTCAGCATGGACAGGCTGCATCAAGGGCAAAGGTGTGTATAGTCGAAAGATAAATTACGGAGTAATTGTCGGAGTAGCCGCTGTTCTGAACTGTGGCTAGCAAGTAGTAAGTAGGGTGGGCAATATATGCCCACCAATCCTTAACCTGACATTACCACTCCGCACGCGCTCAAACTGACGCGTTTTGGCGGCTAGACCACACCACACCCTGACTTTTGTACAAAACCCATGTACAAGTTGTACAACCTGTACAGGGGTTCCAGATCGTTCGGGCTGTTCAGTCTTAATTCATCAACCCGGCAAAGCGCAGCCCGTCGTCGACCAGAACTTTGGTCTCATCGCTCAAGCTGGTGAGGGGCGAGCGCACCTCTTCACTGCACAGGCCCAGTTTGGACATGGCATATTTTGCGCCCACTAGACCCGGTTCGGTAAAGATCGCTTGATGCAGGGGCATCAGCTTATCTTGCAGCTCCAGCGCGGTGGCGAAATCGCCAGCTTGAGTGGCCGCTTGCACTTGTGCGACCAGTTTTGGTGCCACGTTGGCAGTGACCGAAATCACACCTTGACCGCCAATGGCATTGAACGCATGCGCGGTGGCGTCTTCGCCTGTCAACTGAACAAAGTCTTTGCCACAAGTTATGCGCTGCTGGCACACGCGGGCCAGATCACCAGTGGCGTCTTTGACGGCGACAATACGAGGCAGTTTGGCCAGCTCGCCCATGGTTGCAGGTGTCATGTCGATGACCGAGCGACCGGGGATGTTGTAGATCACGATCGGCAGTTCACAGCAGTCATGCAGCGCGGTGTAATGTGCGATCAACCCGCGTTGGGTGGGCTTGTTGTAATACGGTGTTACAACCAGCGCAGCAGCGGCGCCGACTTTTTCGGCGTGCTGCATGAAACGCATGGATTCCAGCGTGTTGTTGCTGCCAGCTCCTGCGATGACAGGAATACGGCCTGCAGCGGCGCGTACAACTTCTTCGACCACGGTTTCGTGCTCTTCGTGGGTCAGAGTGGGGCTTTCACCGGTGGTTCCAACTGGAACCAGCCCACTGCTGCCTTCACCGATATGCCACTCAACCAGCTTCTTGAGCGTCTCCAGATCCAGCTCGCCGTTCTTGAACGGCGTGACCAAAGCAGGAAAAGATCCTTTGAACATGACACGCTCCTTTCATTGTCGTGTGGCGGGCGAAGGGCCCGGTTGTAAAATCCGTGTGACATTTAGCGCTATTATGCCACTCTGCCAAGCTTGTGAGTGGACCTTCGCGCGCTGCGCACATAGGTTGGCGATGTCTATCCTTTGCCTGAGCTGGAAATGCAAGAGATGAAGTGCGGCTTTTCGATACTGTTTGGTCTTCTGTGTCTGGGGACAATGGCCCCGGCGGCAGACCCACCCCCGATCGCGCCACGCCCGTTGGCCAGCGCGTTGCATGCCATGCGGGCGGATCGTTGGGATGTGGCCACAAGAATCGCTGTTCGGGATGGCCCGGTTGCGGTTGATATGATCGAATGGTTCCGCCTGCGAGAAGGAAACGGCGCACCGGCTGAAATATTGGCGTTTCTGGATCGCAATGGCGATTGGCCCGGGGTTCCATATTTGCGCAAGCAAAGCGAATTTATGATGTCCACGGCGGACAATGATACAATCTTGCGATTCTATGATGGTTACCTGCCGCAAACCGGGTTAGGGGCGCTTAGTTATGCGCGGGCACTTGAAGCATCGGAACGGCTGGAGCGAGCCGAGATTGTTATCACGCTGGCTTGGTTGTCACTGGATCTAACCACCAAAGAGCATGATGCAATTTTGGCGGTCTACGGTGATGAGCTGAAAGTGCATCACGAAGATCGGTTGGATATGGCCCTGTGGCGTGGGTTGAAAGATCACAAGCAGATGTTGCCCATGGTCTCTGAGAAGAAACGCAAACTGGCTGAGATCAGACTGAAGTTGAAGAACGGAAAAAGCGGCCTTTCAGATTATATCGAAGGCCTGCCAAAAGCGACGCGCGAAGATCCAGGCGTAGCGTATGAGGCATTCAACTATTACATTCGCCGAGATGTACCAGAAGCGGCGATAAAAACCATTCTGCATCAAAGCCGGATAAATGGAGGGCTGGGGGAACCCGATCGCTGGGCTGGGTGGCGGCGGGTTTTTGTGCGCCAGAATATGCTCGATGGAAATGCGCAGCTGGCCTATGATTTGGCGTCTGTACACCAGATGACCAGCGGGGCCTCTTATGCAGATCTGGAATGGCTGGCTGGCTATCTCGCCTTAACCTATCTGGATGAGCCTGAATTGGCGTTGGATCATTTTCAACGTTTTCGGGTGGCGGTGAAGTCACCGATTTCCATGGGGCGTGCCGGCTATTGGTT from Roseovarius sp. EL26 encodes:
- a CDS encoding rhodanese-related sulfurtransferase is translated as MYTIAALYHFTRFDDPATIQGPLKDLCDAQGITGILLLAQEGINGTVAGPRAGIDALLTYLRALPGCADLVHKESFSEARPFGRMKVKLKKEIVTMGQPDVDPTASVGHYVEPADWNDLIRSPDVAVIDTRNDYEVAIGTFEGAVDPETASFRDFPAWWEENKERFHNKRIAMFCTGGIRCEKSTNFLMGQGIEDVYHLKGGILKYLEEVPQDDSTWEGECFVFDGRVSVGHGLKEGPHELCYACRRPILPEDMERENYERGVSCYQCVNETSDWDKGRFRERQKQIALSEKRGEVHMPYLPGGE
- the pncA gene encoding bifunctional nicotinamidase/pyrazinamidase, which gives rise to MTQALIVIDVQNDFCPGGALAVAGGDEIVQSINDLMADFSAVILTQDWHPAGHSSFASAHEDKAPFEMIEMPYGPQVLWPDHCVQGSTGAAFHAGLNTDRADMIVRKGYNPAIDSYSAFFENDQKTPTGLHGYLQTRGITDLTMVGLATDFCVSFSAQDAAKLGYVTTVRTDLCRSIDLDGSLKAATDAMTQAGVTFA
- a CDS encoding uracil-DNA glycosylase family protein, coding for MPDLTTEITACRICEDRFAATHTAHEPRPVAWFQPSARLLVAGQAPGMRVHKSGKPFDDPSGDRLRDWLGLSPEEFYDTSRVAVVPMAFCFPGYDAKGSDLPPPKICGQTWHTRVMQTLSQVRTTVLVGGYAHKYHLGTKTGVTETVKAWRDHAPDVFTLPHPSWRNTGWLKKNPWFEAELLPVLRARVKDALNA
- a CDS encoding SseB family protein gives rise to the protein MPDTPLDHAFAAMQAAPDNAQAELRYFEHLAGSELFLLLTEEPEGDNISPDLFEVEGTGFALTFDQPERLAGFVGREAPYAALSGRALINMLAGQGIGMGVNLGIEDAQNLLEPAALAWLQQMLPDTPDEITRRPVQFETPAGLPENVLTALDTRLSHAAGLAESAYISKATYDSGEQGFFVGFTGAPIAAQSALAQMIAEVLAFSGLEAAAMDVGFLRANDPAVQTLAAQALRIDLPTPEEPQALTPTAPGRDPDRPPKLR
- the dapA gene encoding 4-hydroxy-tetrahydrodipicolinate synthase, coding for MFKGSFPALVTPFKNGELDLETLKKLVEWHIGEGSSGLVPVGTTGESPTLTHEEHETVVEEVVRAAAGRIPVIAGAGSNNTLESMRFMQHAEKVGAAAALVVTPYYNKPTQRGLIAHYTALHDCCELPIVIYNIPGRSVIDMTPATMGELAKLPRIVAVKDATGDLARVCQQRITCGKDFVQLTGEDATAHAFNAIGGQGVISVTANVAPKLVAQVQAATQAGDFATALELQDKLMPLHQAIFTEPGLVGAKYAMSKLGLCSEEVRSPLTSLSDETKVLVDDGLRFAGLMN
- a CDS encoding lytic transglycosylase domain-containing protein, whose product is MQEMKCGFSILFGLLCLGTMAPAADPPPIAPRPLASALHAMRADRWDVATRIAVRDGPVAVDMIEWFRLREGNGAPAEILAFLDRNGDWPGVPYLRKQSEFMMSTADNDTILRFYDGYLPQTGLGALSYARALEASERLERAEIVITLAWLSLDLTTKEHDAILAVYGDELKVHHEDRLDMALWRGLKDHKQMLPMVSEKKRKLAEIRLKLKNGKSGLSDYIEGLPKATREDPGVAYEAFNYYIRRDVPEAAIKTILHQSRINGGLGEPDRWAGWRRVFVRQNMLDGNAQLAYDLASVHQMTSGASYADLEWLAGYLALTYLDEPELALDHFQRFRVAVKSPISMGRAGYWLGRAQDALGDPEAAKIAYAQGARHQTSYYGLLAAEKVEQTHDPDLAGREDFSGWEQADFAKSNLFQAMALARSAGDLNLAERFVVQMAETLSRPELGQLGAALEEMQEPHLQVMMGKAAAKRGMVLPGPYYALHPMYKMEFPVPTEMALAIARRESEFDPNVVSGAKAQGLMQILPGTAADVARELGINHDPAQVLRNWRYNARLGSAYLAGLSDRFDGNVVLMSAGYNAGPSRPVRWMKDRGDPRSTSVDVVDWIEHIPFRETRNYVMRVAESLPVYRARLGKRPHPVPFSQELRGATVPSN